A single Osmerus mordax isolate fOsmMor3 chromosome 9, fOsmMor3.pri, whole genome shotgun sequence DNA region contains:
- the arhgap5 gene encoding rho GTPase-activating protein 5, with product MAKNKEARPPTFAVSVVGLSGTEKEKGNCGVGKSCLCNRYVRPNADSYYTEHTSVLSTIDFGGRVVNNDHFLYWGEVHHRSDDGLECKIQIVEQTEFIDDQTFLPHRSTNLQPYTKRAATSKLQSAEKLMYICTDQLGLEQDFDQKQMPDGKLNVDGFVLCVDVSKGCNRKFDDQMKFVNSLYTQMAKSKKPVVFAATKCDECVEQYLRDLQVFAASKKSLLVIETAAKSSINVELCFNALIQQMDKTRGKPKTIPYLEAYKVHRQLVASMSDRFEKLIVQTVRDYHTSWKMVMNTLKSHPDYEEYITLEGTRKARNTFNKHIQQLKQEHIKKRKEDYLTSLPKILNNLLNNLEEIDNLTWMEAQNLIRSRAEFQFWFVVLDQTPWYETEHIDKTDRRVPFDILDTADGERIYNNHVAHLFSEKRRVEMKDRFKKTLDRVHFISPGQPWEEVMCFVMEDEAYKYITEADRRDVYGRHQQEIVERAREEFQEMLFEHAELFYDLDLNATPSCDKMSEIHAVLNEEPRYRALQKLAPDRESLLLKHIGFVYHPTKETCLSGQSCVDLKVEQVLANRLVQLDHGRSNLYYNSANIDKVNLCLLGREGLAQELANEIRAQSTDDEYTLDGKIYELELLPVDVNSTLLFSHTWVSTFKPHGILCVFSSIESLNCIGDCIGRIRAEIAQNRRERFSQPLPFILILANQRDNVCKNTPILRHQGQQLANKLQCTFVDIPSGAFPRKFNEFQIKQALRGVLEGLKHNFDVMSPLPSIKDMSETDLRIVMCAMCMDPFSVDLILSPFLDSHSCSAGQPGQSNTLILDKIIGDSRRRIQVTVISYHSSIGIRKDELVHGYILVYSAKRKASMAMLRAFLAEVQDVIPVQMVAITDSQADFFENDSIKELMTEGEHIATEIAAKFTALYSLSQYHRQTEVFTPFFNEVLEKKCGIESSFMLDSSRDCTGASEDFVFPQSPHNHSPAYSYYPDSEDDTEAPPPYSPIGDDVQLLPTPSERARYRIDLEGNEYPVHSTPIGDQERNHKVPPPVRPKPVLPKPNVKKLDPNLLKTIEAGMKSNRRTRGPTAHGEDVEASDNYADPVDTLLKPKGFANDDIYAVPEDTQSRIVKMRNSFGGLHVLHGDEENGFDRKSQAARRPSKYKHRSKILFSKTKAYQRRVHSDLSDEESGPATQKKKKGRAHRGSEEDPLLSPADPWKGGIDNPAITSDPEQDDKRMKKKKTPKTKEPKKPKSSKPPKPLYPPTRRNWESNYFGVPLQSLVTHERPIPLFIEKCVDYIERTGLTTEGLYRVSGNKTDQDNIQKQFDSDHSVDLIVMDVAVNAVAGALKAFFADLPDPLIPYNLHPELVEAAKIVDHIERLQVLKEIVNKFPPVNYLVFKYIITHLNRVSQQSKTTLMTADNLSICFWPTLMRPDFENKDTLSTTKLNQAVIESFIHQSHYFFYGGDIAESSSNEGTPPPHCRSMVEALLPLQLPPPLQPQQIQHTLQPDPLI from the exons ATGGCCAAGAACAAGGAGGCGCGCCCCCCAACATTTGCTGTCAGCGTGGTGGGCCTCTCAGGGACTGAGAAGGAAAAGGGCAACTGTGGCGTGGGCAAGTCCTGCCTTTGCAACAGATATGTGCGCCCCAATGCAGACAGCTACTATACCGAGCACACTTCTGTGTTGAGCACAATTGACTTTGGGGGTCGAGTGGTAAACAATGATCACTTCCTGTACTGGGGGGAGGTGCACCACCGAAGTGATGACGGTCTTGAGTGTAAGATTCAGATCGTTGAACAGACTGAATTTATTGACGATCAGACTTTCTTACCACATCGCAGCACAAACCTGCAACCCTACACAAAGCGGGCTGCAACCTCTAAGCTGCAGTCAGCGGAGAAGCTAATGTACATTTGCACGGACCAGCTCGGCCTGGAACAGGATTTTGATCAGAAGCAGATGCCCGATGGAAAGCTGAACGTTGATGGATTTGTGCTGTGCGTGGACGTGAGCAAAGGCTGCAATAGGAAATTTGACGACCAGATGAAATTTGTCAACAGCCTCTACACTCAAATGGCCAAGTCGAAAAAGCCGGTCGTCTTTGCGGCGACAAAGTGTGACGAGTGCGTGGAGCAGTACCTGAGGGACTTGCAGGTGTTTGCCGCCAGCAAAAAGAGCCTGTTGGTCATCGAAACCGCCGCTAAATCAAGCATCAACGTGGAGCTGTGTTTCAACGCCTTGATCCAGCAGATGGACAAGACGAGAGGGAAGCCCAAAACCATCCCTTACCTAGAGGCCTACAAAGTACATCGTCAGCTGGTCGCCTCGATGTCAGACAGGTTCGAGAAGCTCATTGTGCAGACAGTTAGAGATTACCACACGAGTTGGAAGATGGTGATGAACACCTTGAAGAGCCACCCAGACTATGAGGAATACATCACCCTGGAGGGAACCAGGAAGGCCAGAAACACCTTCAACAAGCACATCCAACAGCTGAAGCAGGAGCACatcaagaaaagaaaagaagactACCTAACCAGCCTGCCCAAAATCCTCAACAATCTTCTCAACAATCTAGAAGAGATCGACAACCTGACCTGGATGGAAGCCCAGAACTTGATAAGGAGTCGGGCCGAGTTCCAGTTCTGGTTCGTGGTTCTAGACCAAACACCCTGGTATGAGACGGAACACATCGACAAAACCGATAGGAGAGTGCCCTTTGACATTCTGGACACAGCGGACGGAGAGAGAATCTATAACAACCACGTAGCGCACCTGTtctcagagaagaggagagtggagatgaAGGACCGCTTTAAGAAGACCCTGGACAGGGTCCACTTCATCAGCCCTGGCCAGCCATGGGAGGAGGTCATGTGTTTTGTGATGGAAGACGAGGCCTACAAGTATATCACAGAAGCCGATCGGCGGGATGTTTACGGACGCCACCAGCAGGAAATAGTTGAAAGGGCCAGAGAGGAATTTCAGGAAATGCTTTTTGAGCATGCAGAGCTGTTCTATGACCTGGATTTAAATGCCACCCCAAGCTGTGACAAGATGAGTGAGATCCATGCAGTGCTCAATGAGGAGCCCCGGTACAGAGCTCTACAGAAGCTAGCCCCAGACAGGGAGTCCCTACTACTCAAGCACATTGGGTTTGTTTACCACCCGACAAAGGAGACATGTCTCAGTGGACAAAGCTGCGTGGACTTGAAAGTAGAACAGGTCCTTGCTAACAGGCTGGTGCAGCTCGACCATGGTCGTTCTAATCTCTACTATAACAGTGCCAACATTGATAAAGTCAATTTGTGTCTCCTGGGAAGGGAGGGACTCGCACAAGAGCTGGCCAATGAAATCAGAGCTCAGTCCACAGATGACGAGTACACCCTGGATGGTAAGATATACGAGTTGGAGCTTCTGCCGGTCGACGTCAACTCAACACTGCTTTTCAGCCACACGTGGGTGTCCACCTTCAAACCCCACGGTATCCTCTGCGTTTTCAGCTCCATAGAATCACTCAACTGCATAGGCGACTGCATAGGCCGGATTAGGGCGGAGATTGCACagaacaggagggagaggttCAGCCAGCCGTTGCCATTCATTCTGATACTAGCCAATCAGAGAGACAATGTTTGTAAAAACACTCCAATCCTGAGGCACCAGGGCCAGCAGCTGGCCAATAAGCTGCAGTGCACCTTTGTAGATATACCTTCAGGGGCCTTCCCCAGGAAGTTCAACGAGTTTCAAATCAAACAGGCTCTGCGAGGGGTGTTGGAGGGCCTGAAGCACAACTTTGACGTGATGAGCCCCCTGCCCTCCATCAAGGACATGTCGGAGACCGATCTGAGGATTGTCATGTGTGCCATGTGCATGGACCCGTTCAGTGTggacctcatcctctctccgttCCTGGACTCCCACTCTTGCAGCGCAGGCCAGCCCGGCCAGAGCAACACCCTAATCCTGGACAAGATCATCGGGGACAGTCGTCGGAGGATACAAGTGACCGTGATCTCCTACCACTCCTCCATAGGCATCAGAAAAGACGAGCTAGTCCATGGCTACATCCTGGTCTACTCAGCCAAGCGTAAGGCTTCGATGGCGATGCTGAGGGCTTTCTTGGCCGAGGTGCAGGATGTCATCCCGGTCCAGATGGTGGCCATCACAGACAGCCAGGCGGACTTCTTCGAGAACGATTCCATCAAGGAGCTGATGACTGAAGGTGAGCACATTGCCACAGAGATCGCAGCCAAGTTCACGGCGCTCTACTCGCTGTCACAGTACCACCGTCAGACGGAGGTCTTCACGCCGTTCTTCAACGAGGTCCTCGAGAAGAAGTGCGGCATCGAAAGCTCGTTCATGCTGGACAGCTCCAGAGACTGCACAGGAGCAAGTGAGGACTTTGTCTTCCCCCAGTCTCCTCACAACCACTCTCCAGCATACAGCTACTACCCCGACTCAGAGGACGACACAGAGGCCCCACCGCCTTACAGCCCCATTGGGGATGATGTCCAGCTCCTGCCCACCCCTAGCGAGAGGGCCCGGTACCGGATAGACCTGGAAGGAAACGAGTACCCAGTCCACAGCACCCCCATAGGAGACCAGGAGCGCAACCACAAAGTGCCTCCCCCTGTCAGGCCCAAGCCGGTCCTTCCCAAGCCCAACGTGAAGAAGCTGGACCCCAATTTGCTGAAGACCATCGAGGCGGGGATGAAGAGCAACCGGCGGACGCGCGGCCCCACGGCCCACGGAGAGGACGTGGAGGCCTCTGACAACTACGCCGACCCAGTGGACACGCTCCTCAAACCCAAGGGCTTCGCTAACGACGACATCTACGCGGTCCCGGAGGACACCCAGAGCCGCATAGTCAAGATGAGGAACTCCTTCGGAGGCCTCCACGTGCTGCACGGCGACGAGGAGAACGGCTTCGACAGGAAGTCCCAGGCCGCCAGGCGGCCCTCCAAATACAAGCACCGTTCCAAGATCCTGTTTAGCAAGACCAAGGCGTACCAACGCAGGGTTCACTCTGACCTTAGCGATGAGGAGTCAGGCCCGGccacacagaagaagaaaaagggaagAGCCCACCGAGGCAGTGAAGAAGACCCCCTGTTGTCCCCCGCTGACCCCTGGAAGGGAGGCATCGACAACCCCGCCATCACCTCCGACCCGGAACAGGATGACAAGAggatgaagaaaaagaagacaCCAAAGACTAAAGAACCTAAAAAG cCAAAATCCTCCAAACCTCCTAAACCCTTGTACCCCCCGACAAGGAGGAACTGGGAGAGTAACTACTTTGGGGTTCCTCTTCAGAGCCTGGTCACACACGAGcgacccatccctctcttcatagAGAAGTGTGTCGACTACATCGAACGTACCG GTTTGACCACGGAGGGCCTGTATCGGGTCAGCGGCAACAAGACTGACCAGGACAACATCCAGAAACAGTTTGATTCAG accacAGTGTGGACTTGATAGTGATGGACGTAGCAGTGAACGCCGTCGCTGGAGCGCTCAAGGCCTTCTTCGCTGACCTCCCCGACCCTCTCATCCCCTACAACCTGCACCCCGAGCTGGTGGAGGCAgcca AAATCGTGGACCACATCGAGAGGCTACAAGTTCTCAAAGAGATCGTCAACAAGTTCCCCCCTGTCAACTACCTGGTCTTCAAATACATCATCACCCACCTGAACAG ggtaaGCCAGCAGAGTAAGACCACCCTGATGACAGCAGACAACTTGTCCATCTGTTTCTGGCCCACGCTGATGCGTCCAGACTTTGAGAACAAGGACACGCTGTCCACCACCAAGCTGAACCAGGCTGTCATTGAGTCCTTCATCCACCAGAGCCACTACTTCTTCTACGGGGGCGACATTGCTGAGAGCTCCAGCAACGAGGGGACCCCCCCGCCACACTGCCGCAGCATGGTGGAGGCCCTGCTGCCCCTGcagctccccccacctctccagccCCAGCAGATCCAGCACACCCTGCAGCCTGATCCTCTCATATAG